The sequence below is a genomic window from Tachyglossus aculeatus isolate mTacAcu1 chromosome X1, mTacAcu1.pri, whole genome shotgun sequence.
tccccaggctCTGAAACATCCGTGGAGCTTGGGCTGCTGCAGGAGGAGCAGAACAGGCTGAGCACAAATGGTATGACATAACACCCCTCCAGTGCTCCTGGGTCCCTAAATGGCTTCTGCAGCCCCCACTCCCCTTGACATCCTGTTTCCTCGCTCAGGGTACTCTGACTTGGGAGATAGCACATCTGGGttctgtcctcccccttgcccctccaACCAATTCTTCTCTCTGGTAAGGCAATCCCATCACCCCATggagtttttttttcctggtcACCATCAAGAATCCAGTCATAAGCAGTCAGTCACAAGTAGTgatgggcaataataatgatatttgttgagtgcctactatgtatcaaacactgtcctaagtgctagggtagatgcaagctaatcagggtggacacagtccatgtcccaaagtcttaattcccattttacagatgaggtaactgaagcacagtgaagtgacttgctcaaggtcacacagcagacaagtggcagagccaggattagaacccaggtccttctgactcctaggcccgtgctctatccattaggccatgctgcttaccaacCATAAGGAACTGGGCACTGAAGTGGTCAACAGAATGGGAAATTGAATTatgggaagggggcagaaacaGATTCCTCCACGGAGCTCAGTAATTTGGCCACAGAGCTCTCCCCAACTCCTGGAAAAGGCACCCTGAAgtcatttcctcctgctcctccaccctTCAGTGGGGATCTCAGAGCTCAGGCCCTGCATGGCTGTTTCACAGCAGGAGAGTGGGAGTGAGGGTGTGGGAAAGCACCCACACAGACCTCCAGGACAGAACTTTGTCCAGCAGCCTGGCCAAAGGTTTCTCTTTCTCCCAGGTTCTGAGATGTTGGAGCAGCTGGAGACCATCAAGAAGAAACTGGAGACAATGGGCAGCCAACAGCAGGAGTCCAAGCAGAAACTGGAGGCTCTGAGCACTCAGCAGCTGGAGACCATCAAGAGGAAACTGGAGGTACTGGGGAGCCAGCATCTGGAGATCAAATCCCAGGGTAAGCCAAGAAGTGGGAAAGAAAGACTTTAGAAATGAGACCTTTCAATTCATCAGTGAGGAATAAAAACCTACCAGGTTCTCTGCAAGGTTACTTGCagaggtctgtttattgtagtgtattctccaaagcacttagtacagtgctctgcacacaataagtgctcaataaatacaaaggaatataaggatatggaccCAAGGGTGGTGAGGTTAGAGTGAGGGCCTAGAGAGAACTTTACTTACCCACCACATCTGCAGAAGGGGACAATGACAAGACTGGGTTTTCTGTTGGCTCTTTCCAGCCTCCACCAGATCTGAAGCTCTGAGGCGACTGCAGGACGAGCAGTCCAGGTTGAGTACCAGAGGTATGCATTCTTTGTTCAAATCTGAGCTTGAGCTCCACCTTAGGCCTAGAATATCTATTTTCCTCATTGTTATGCCATTAGACCTTATTTCTAACCCAAATCCCCTTCTCAGAATCGATTtttaagcacctaatacagtgcttggcatacagtaaaccccCGAATACCACTGACTATTTCAACCTTAATCTCCCTGCCATTgttctccccatgccccccattCCTCCCAGCCTGCCCCCCAGATCCCAGCaccctgttctctcccagtgACCAAGGAGCTGGATCAGACTGGGAAAGCCCTAGAGGACCTCCGCAGCGAGATGTTCCGGGTCGTGGGTGCCTCACAGAGTGGCAATGGTGAGTCTTTGTGGAGAAGCTGAGAAGGGGTCAGCAGCTCCCACTCATGACTGGGGGTGGGTAGGCACATACAGATGCCAATCTTCAGGTGCAAAAAGAGCAGCGTCTAAGACTCTAAGGTGGTCACCCCTGGGTGTTCCCGTTGGGGATAGGGCAGGACCCGGCTTTCCTCAGGTCAAACCTCCACCCATCCCCGAGAACCCattctcctctctaaatctattgagtgcttattttgtgcagagcattgtactaagtgcttgagagagtacaatataacaacagattcattccctgaccacaatgagctcccagtctagatggggagatagacattaatataaataaattacagatatgtacataagtgaatcCTGATTCTCCCTGAGCAGCTAAGTGTCCCCTTTGCTTCCACCTTGAATGACATCAGGGGAGGGCAGAAGACATGAGGTCTGCTCAAGATTCTTCAGGGGAAGGAGATCTCCAATTACCATGGTGAACTTTTATTGGGTCTGATAAtctcctgtccccccacccctcatcccccccccccacccagcctcctCTTGCAAGCCTTGCCCCCCTGGTTGGAGGAACTTTGAAGGGTCCTGTTACTTCTTTTCCTCCACCACTCTTCTCTGGCCCCAGGCCAAAGATAACTGCATTGAACATGGAGCTCATCTGGTCATCATCAACAATCAACACGAACAGGTGAGACCACTGGGTCAGGagagtgagggatggggaggtagaGGCATTTTGATTTTCGAGGATTTTCTCGAAAATCCAACTTCTCTCCACCAAGGATTTCCTGACCCAGAATGATGGCAAAGGGTACTGGATCGGACTCACGGATATGGAGTCGGAAGGAACACACAAGTGGATTGATGGCACTGACCTTACTTTTACGTGAGTGTTTTTTGCTGACCAACCCTGATGCTTGAGTTTCCCTATGGAGACCTGGGTAGGCTAACTGAAACTCAGGATCAGGTGGAAATGTAACCCCTGTTTCCAGTCTCATCTTCTTGCTTTATCACTTTCTGTTTCTCCGTGTAAGGGATCTAAGGCAGATATAAAATAACCAGATTTTTTGGAATTCAAGATGGGATTTCCAGGAAATGGAGTCAATGATCAAAAgcaggtggggggagaggtggaAGGTGGAGGAAGTAAAGGAAAGGAGACAGATTCAGAGAGTGAAAGATTTGGAGAGACATAGAAATGAGGGCCACATACACACATGCTGATGTGCACATTTACAGACACATCATcaatattgaatgcttattgtatgtTCAGCATTGTCCTAGGCATCTGGGGCCATACATTAAAAATAGAAgatagtccttgccctcaaggagcttatctcTCTCAGGCTGACAGAGCTCAACACTTTGGCAAGCTGTGGGTGGCAGCAACTGTAGCTTTATTTTATCTTCTCCTCTACTCTGCAGTgcccatttgcttagtacagtgctctgcacacaagtactcaataaatatcattgattagacTTTCCAGAGTTCTCACTAGTGCTCTAGTCTCAGCTGAAAGCAGGACTCTTTGCAGGTCTATCCTCAGACTTCTTATGGTGGCAGGACCAGGGAATGAAATGTGCAGGTAGGATCTGTACTAGCTTCTTGGAGCTCAGGTTAGAGAATAGATCTCTTCCTTGTGGCACTTAAAGTTTAAGGGGGGAGGAAAGTCAGATACACCATCAACTTGTATGAAGCAACTCAACAAGTTCAAAAGTAAAATGCAAGTGGAAAAGTGAGTCAGATTGAATGGGCAGGCTGGAGAATGGGTGGAGTTAACGGGAGGGGTGGGATGGTGGGATGGCGGGAATTCCCAGAGGACAGAACTTCTGTTCTATCCTGCCCTGTCATAAAATTGACAGATTGAAGTTCTCAAACATCCCTGAATCAAAAGCCTCAGTTGGCAGAATGTCCTTGGGTCTGACCCAGGGTGAAGTCCAGAACTCTTCTGGATTGCATGTATCTAAATCTAGAAATTGAGTGGTGTGTTCCTAAGTCCAGAACCCCAATCGGTGTGGCAGGACCACCTTTCTTTACACAACTATGGGGTCTCCCTGCAGTTACTGGAACACTGGGGAGCCCAATGACTCTCGAGGGGTAGAGGATTGTGTCATGATGCTGACCCATGGCCGCTGGAACGACTTTCGCTGCACAAGTGACTCTGATAACTGGATTTGTGAGAAGAAACAGATCTGCTGAGCCTGTCTCAGGGCAGGCAGGGGAAATGGAATCCCCAGATGAACTGTTCAGGGAAGATTCCACTATGTGGGGGACCATCTATCTTTCCCCTACACTTAGGTTCCTCTCTAGGGCCATCAATTACTCTTTCACCTGGAAGGGGGCGACTGCCCTCTAAGAAAAGAGACCATCAGGGCATCTTAAACAGATGGAAAAGGGGTTTAGGAATCCCCACAATTTGGCTATCACAATATCCGTGTTATAGGTTTCCTACTACAATAGCAATGAGAcctcctcccttcatggccccaGCTAGTGTGATGAAGGGGTAAGGCAGCTGGGTTCTAACCACAGCTCTTTCCTAGAGCTTACTGGGGTGCCCTCAGGATCATAGTTGCCAGCTTTTCATTTTAAATGCAGCAGCAAAAAGGCGGAGGGCTTTTAGAAGGGGAGCAAGCAGGCTGGTGCTTGGGAATGGCAAGCTAACATCAAAGAAGCAAATGTTGAGGGAGACGTGATTTTCCGTCCTTTCGTTTTGTCTCATGGCTCTAGGAGGAGGGATTAAAACAACGGCTTTGCCTTCCCACCTCACAGTGGGAACCTAGGGAGGCAAGTCCCCACTGTCCCCATAGAGTTGGCACCTATGCCATTTGGTTACAGACATGCCCACCACTCGGTAGTCTTGCCCTGTTTCCATTTTGGGGCCTCAATTTTCCTTTGCAGTTGGAGGAGTAGGCTCCCTCTTTCTCTACAGGGATGAGTCGGGGACAGTCAAATCCTTTGGAAGAAGCTGAGATGGCAATAAATTGTTATTTTCCCAGAATCGTGTTTCTGAGTTTCCTTGCTCAAATCTTCCGTTCTGCCCCCAATCTTTCCGCCACGATTTCACTTTTCCGCCAAACTACAGAAGTGTTTTGGAGGGAACGGCATGTGCCTTTTCCTATTTCCCTTGCATGCCCCTCAGGATCAGGTCTAAGACGGCCTGCTGCTCTCTCAGCAATTCCCTCTGCTGGGGGCCCCTTGAGAAATGTTCTGAAGTGGGTACTCACTGTCACGGGAATGAGTTGTGTGTCATTTGATAGGGCAGCAGGTTTCTGGTATGTGGGGCAAGTCCCTACGGGCAGCGGGTGAGAAAGCTGGTGAGGTCTGTGGGACGTTTCTCCCCTTAGAAGAACTCTCCAGCCTgtctttagtgtctgtttcccatgGGGAAGGAGAAGCTGTGGGGATCTCCAGCTTCATAAATATTCATTAATCCCTAATCACACAGCCTCAGTAGGGAGTGGTTACCACAGGGACCGTAAACTCCAATCCCAAACTCCGGTGGATGGCGAGCCAGAGGTCCAAATATCCTCCAACCAGGCTCCCCTGtcacgttctagactgtgagcccgctgttgggtagggaccgtctctatatgttgccaacttgtacttcccaagcgctcagtacagtgctctgcacacagtaagcgctcaataaatacgattgaatgaatgagtgggggaaATTCTAAGGTGGACGACGTGTCAACGGCCAGTTCCTGCCAATCAGCTGATAGGGTGAAGTAGCGCCAAGAAGCCACAGGAGGCTGGTGCTGTTGCACCTAGCAGATAGGGAAGGGATTCCCTAAGTGAGACAGCATCGCCCTCCTGTGGCCCGGTAGGGCCATTTCACTCTGCCGGCTCTCATGAGGATCTCAAAGCACAGGCTGCTTCTTCCAACTCTCCCGGGTGGCAGACATTTTCTCTGCGGTGCCGAAGGAGGAAACGTTAGCCGGGAGCGGCGCAGGGAATAACTCTGGGTCACACGGAGAGGCGGAATGCGGCAAGAGAAGCTCCATTTCTCTGTCTATAGTTTCATCCGGCAGACCCTTCAATTTTCACCACTGGGGGCTGCTCTAGAGGGTGACACTGAGGCATAGGGAGGGATGACTGGGATTCCAGAGTTCCGGCTTTCAAGGTCCTGcctcccaggctcctcctcttctcaatAAGGAAATCAAGCCCAGAGCTGACTCATTTCTTGCTCTGGGTGCGTTTTTTCTTGACTCTTGATTTCCTGCCAGCCTCAAAGGGTGTTGGTTTCTTGGGGAAACCAGTTCTTACACAACAGCACAGAGTGTAAAGCCCAGGAAGCCCATACTAAGAAGCAGCTCCCTCACTGTACCTGAGCCACGGAGGGGCCGAGGGAGACGAGTGTCGTGGGCTGCAGGAGCTGATCACTGGGAATGGCATGTGAGTGGCATCTGGACTGGGCGGGTAATTGATTGACAAATGGGATGGGatggtgtgtgtgagtgagtgtcaGCAGTTCATATGAGAGACAGCTGcgtgccgggaatgtgtctaccaactctgttatattctctccccagcgcttagtccagtgcacacagtgggtgctcactaaataccactggttacTCTTTGAGCcttttctttgtgcctctgttacctggaTGTGTTATCTCG
It includes:
- the LOC119950524 gene encoding C-type lectin domain family 4 member G-like isoform X1 produces the protein MERVGYSEWKDTDQLSLAEPKSSSKSWSAAGSRLLLMGCWATLPRYLVMVVTLILWGSLLSIMLTKGSETSVELGLLQEEQNRLSTNGSEMLEQLETIKKKLETMGSQQQESKQKLEALSTQQLETIKRKLEVLGSQHLEIKSQASTRSEALRRLQDEQSRLSTRVTKELDQTGKALEDLRSEMFRVVGASQSGNASSCKPCPPGWRNFEGSCYFFSSTTLLWPQAKDNCIEHGAHLVIINNQHEQDFLTQNDGKGYWIGLTDMESEGTHKWIDGTDLTFTYWNTGEPNDSRGVEDCVMMLTHGRWNDFRCTSDSDNWICEKKQIC
- the LOC119950524 gene encoding C-type lectin domain family 4 member G-like isoform X2, yielding MERVGYSEWKDTDQLSLAEPKSSSKSWSAGSRLLLMGCWATLPRYLVMVVTLILWGSLLSIMLTKGSETSVELGLLQEEQNRLSTNGSEMLEQLETIKKKLETMGSQQQESKQKLEALSTQQLETIKRKLEVLGSQHLEIKSQASTRSEALRRLQDEQSRLSTRVTKELDQTGKALEDLRSEMFRVVGASQSGNASSCKPCPPGWRNFEGSCYFFSSTTLLWPQAKDNCIEHGAHLVIINNQHEQDFLTQNDGKGYWIGLTDMESEGTHKWIDGTDLTFTYWNTGEPNDSRGVEDCVMMLTHGRWNDFRCTSDSDNWICEKKQIC